A genomic window from Colletotrichum destructivum chromosome 7, complete sequence includes:
- a CDS encoding Putative six-bladed beta-propeller, TolB → MLGWGLRNSVGMAEEPITGGIWTVENSADQLRRNGVDIHRDNPAEELNFHGYLDDSAEKQGGNYGYPNCFALWSTEDFPDRGGMNTGEQFTLTSSRTLNDTTCASSHVPPRLSFQAHTAPLDIKFTPSGSEAFVTFHGSFDYKLSSIPFTNGMPTEPADSRTPLTDVLTNADINNCPDNCFRPDSRQRLFMTSDATGELYVLQRTDILASASSPAAPTSTSSQGIPEVPSSPIFVGSLAMSAALALGGFGIFGFPLGLR, encoded by the exons ATGCTAGGATGGGGGCTCCGGAACTCCGTGGGTATGGCAGAGGAGCCCATTACCGGTGGTATTTGGACAGTCGAGAATTCGGCCGATCAGTTAAGGAGGAACGGTGTCGATATACACCGAGACAACCCCGCGGAAGAGCTCAACTTCCACGGCTACCTCGACGACTCTGCTGAGAAGCAGGGGGGTAACTACGGCTATCCAAACTGCTTTGCGCTGTGGTCAACCGAAGACTTCCCAGACAGAGGCGGCATGAACACCGGAGAACAGTTTACTCTAACCTCATCGCGCACTCTCAACGACACGACCTGCGCCTCCAGCCACGTCCCCCCAAGGTTATCTTTCCAAGCACACACCGCACCGTTAGACATCAAGTTCACGCCCAGCGGCTCTGAGGCATTCGTTACGTTCCATGGCAGCT TTGACTACAAACTGTCTAGCATACCCTTTACAAATGGAATGCCCACCGAGCCTGCGGACAGTCGAACGCCGCTTACCGACGTATTAACCAATGCGGACATCAACAATTGCCCAGACAACTGCTTTCGACCA GACAGCCGGCAGAGGCTGTTCATGACATCCGATGCCACGGGAGAGCTATACGTTCTTCAACGAACCGATATCTTAGCTTCAGCGAGCTCTCCAGCAGCACCTACCTCAACTTCGTCGCAAGGCATCCCAGAAGTCCCGTCTAGCCCTATATTTGTTGGCAGCCTCGCAATGTCGGCAGCACTTGCCCTTGGCGGATTCGGCATCTTCGGCTTTCCCTTAGGCTTAAGATGA